Genomic DNA from Enterococcus saccharolyticus subsp. saccharolyticus:
TCATAAACAAGTGGTTTACCTGTTGGAATTTCAAGTCCCATAATGTCGTCATCAGAAATACCTTCAATGTGTTTTGCTAAAGCACGTAAAGAGTTACCATGTGCGGCAACTAACACCGTTTTACCATCTAATAATGCTGGGGCAATTTCATCTTCCCAAAATGGCAATGCACGTTCTAAAGTTACTTTTAGATTTTCGCCACCAGGAACAGTGCGCGGATCTAAGTGTGCGTAACGACGGTCTGGTTTTGCATCTGATAATGGAGGCAATGTATCGTAAGAACGACGCCAAATAAGAACTTGCTCGTCTCCGTACTTATCACGAGTGGCTTGTTTGTTTAATCCTTGTAATGCACCATAGTGACGTTCGTTTAAGCGCCATGATTTAATTGTAGGTACCCATAATTGGTCTGAGTATTCTAAGATGTAGTTACAAGTTTTGATTGCACGGGTTAAGACAGAAGTGTATGCAATATCAAATTCGATGCCGGCTTCCTTGATTTTGCGTCCACCTTCTATGGCTTCTTCAACACCCTCAGGAGCCAAATCAACATCTTCCCAACCAGTAAACTGATCTAACTTGTTCCATTCACTTAATCCATGACGTGAAAAAACTAATTTTGGCATAAAACCCTCTCCTTTATTCATCTGGTTTCTGAAATTTCCATTCCAAATTTATTATACACCCGTTGCTACTTAAATTTCCAATGATACTATGTCATCATTTAGTTAGGAGAATGATATTGGATTTTACTAACCATCCATTTAATGTTATTATGGTAAGGCTGAATGAACTTTGTGTAGGATGCAAGACTGCAAATATACATGGTTTGTTGTCAGTAAAAAATCTATCTTAATAAGAAGGTTACGATAGATTTTTGAGCGTCTGTTATTAAAATTTTTTTGAATTGAGTAAGGGAAAGTAGGAATAGCAAAATGGACAAAAAACCTGTAATTTTAATGATTTTAGATGGATTTGGCCTAAGAGACGAAACAGTCGGTAACGCTGTAGCATTGGCTAATACACCGAATTTTGACAAATACTGGAGCAAATACCCACATAGCACATTAAAAGCGTCTGGTTTAGATGTTGGTCTACCAGAAGGTCAAATGGGTAACTCAGAAGTTGGCCACACAAATATTGGTGCTGGTCGTATTGTTTATCAAAGTTTAACGCGTATTGACAAATCAATCCTTGATGGCGAATTTGCACAAGAAAAAGCCTTGTTAGATTTATTTGATTTCGTGAAAAAAAATAACTCTAACTTACATTTAATGGGCTTAGTTTCTGACGGTGGTGTTCATAGCCACATTAACCATCTATTTGCCTTATTAGAAGAAGCGAAAAAACATGGCGTACCAGCCTTTGTTGATGTAATTTTAGATGGTCGTGATGTTTCTCCAACATCAGGTATCAACTATGTAAAACAATTACAAGCAAAAATTGACGAATTAGGTCATGGAAAAATTGCTTCAATTTCAGGAAGATATTACGCAATGGACCGTGACAAACGTTGGGAACGTGTCCAACAATATTATGATGTTGTGATTCACGGCGAAGGCGAAAAATCAACAGATGCAGTTGATGTTGTTGAGAAAAGTTATGCAGCAGGCGTGACAGATGAATTCTTGTTACCAACAGTGATTGTTGAAAACGATCAACCAGTTGCGACAATTAACGACAATGACGGTGTTTTATTCTTCAACTTCCGTCCTGACCGTGCCTTACAAATGTCTCAAGCACTAACTGAAAAAGAATGGGAATTCTTTGAACGTGGCCAAACGCCACAAAATGTGAAATTAGTGACAATGACACAATACTCAGACAAATTAGATACTGAAGTTGTATTTGCACCAATTTCATTAGATAACGTATTAGGTGAAGTTTTAGACAAAAACAACATCAACCAATTACGTATTGCCGAAACAGAGAAATACCCACACGTTACATTCTTCTTCAACGGTGGTTCAAATACTGTATATGGTACTGAAGAACGTATTTTAATTGCTTCTCCAAAAGTAGCAACCTATGATTTACAACCTGAAATGAGTATCTATGAAGTAACAGATGCGTTAGTGAATGCTATCAATGACGAGAAATTTGAAGCAATCATCTTAAACTTTGCAAACCCTGATATGGTTGGTCATTCAGGAATGGTTGAACCAACTGTAAAAGCTATTGAAGCAGTAGATGAATGTTTAGGACGTGTTGTTGAAACTATTTTAGGTAAAGAAGGATTTGCGATTATTACAGCAGACCACGGAAATTCAGAAACATTAATGGATGAAAATGGTAATCCTCATACTGCGCATACAACTGTTCCAGTACCAGTTATCGTTACTAAAGATAATGTGGAATTAAGAACAGATGGACGTTTAGCAGACTTAGCACCAACAATGTTAGATTTATTAGACATTGAATTACCTGCTGAAATGACTGGTAGAAGCCTAGTAAAATAAATGTGATGAACTAGAGGTTGTGTCTACAACCTCTAGTTTTTTTAGACAAAAAATTACGGGAAAACCTTGAAAAATGATCACTTTTCAAAGTTTTCCCGTAATTTTGTATAGAATCTTAATCGTGGCTTATTTTTGTAGTAAAGTAGCAATTTCACTTTCCGATAAATGAATATATTTGTAACATGTTCCAATCGATACTTGACAGGTTGTAGCGATTGTTTGGATCGACTCTTTCTTTTCGAAGAACAGGAACCGAATTTTTTGTACAGTTTCTGCATCGATTTTTGGTCGACCACCAATTTTTCCTTTTTGACGTGCACGACTTAAGCCGAGTAGTGTACGCTCTTTTAGCAGTGCGCGTTCCATAGAAGCCATTTGGTTCATCCATTGGAAATATAATTTACCAGCTGAACCGCGGGTATCAATATTATCCGTTAAACAAATTAAATCAAATTGACTTGCTTGAAAACGCAACATTAAATCTGCTAGTTGTCTTGTTGATTTTCCTAAGCGATAAAGTTGATCAACAACCAACGCATCGCCAGTTTCCATTTGATCGAGGATGTCATCAAGTGATGTCGATTCGGGTTTCAGATAATCTTCATGGAAAATTTCTGTACAACCGAATTCTTGCAAACTCGTCATTTGTGGTTGAGGATTTTCATCCGTAATTGTGGTACGGATATATCCGTATAATTTCATGTTTCATCCCATCCTATTTGTAGAAAATAAATAATAAGAAGAATATCATAAACTAAGTTAAATAGATACCCCCAAATTGACAAAACAGTAGAGTAAATTATCGAACGACTGTTACTGTGTTCGGCCCTTTTTCTTCACCAACGATTATCATATGAACCATATTTAAAAATAATCCATGTTCTACAACACCAACTAATTGATTTAATTCTTCATTTAATTTAAATGGATCTTCAATGACATCTAAATGCAAATCAATGATTGAATGTCCACAATCTGTTATTTTTTTCTCTGTTTCATTTTCCAACCGAAACGTTGGACGATATCCTTTTTCTTCAAAAATACGGAAAAGATGTTCTTCTCCATAAGGAACAACTTCAACAGGCAAAGGAAATTTTCCTAGTTTATCCACCATTTTTGATTCATCAACAATCCAAATCACTTGATCAGAATAAGAGGCAACGACTTTTTCAAATAAAAGCGCAGCGCCACCACCTTTTATTCCTTGAAAATCTGCACTGATTTCATCGGCACCATCAATTGTCAAATCCACACGTGTGACTTCATCAATCGTTTTTACAGGAATCCCTAGTTCTAATGCTTGGTTACGTGAAGCAGACGAAGTCGGGACGCCAACAATGTTTAATTGCTCTTCATTGACTCTGCGACCTAACTCTTCAATCATATAGTAGGCAGTTGAACCCGTACCTAGGCCAACGACCATTCCGTCTTTGACATAGTTTGCAGCTTCAATCCCGACCATTTTTTTTAAATTCAACCTATTCGCCACCTTTAAAATTATTATTTCTTCTATTATTATATAATTCTTATGCGTAAAATGGTAGCTGACAAAAAAATAAAATTAATTGGGAAAAGTAAATAAATATCGTTGACACTATAGAAAATCCATGATATTCTAACGAAGGTGCTTTATGAACAGGTCTCTGGATAGAGACGTGCTGACTGTAGTAAAAGTACAATCTGATAAAGATGCATATTATTGCATTATTTTTTATCGCCAAAAAAGAACCACCTGGATGTGTGGAACTAAACAGCGAATCAAGGAAGGAGGAAAACAAGGAATGCCTACAATTAACCAATTAGTACGTAAACCTCGTAAATCCAAGGTTGAAAAATCAAATTCACCTGCATTGAACAAAGGATATAATAGTTTCAAAAAAGCTCAAACAAACGTGAGCTCACCTCAAAAACGTGGGGTAGCTACTCGTGTCGGAACAATGACACCTAAAAAACCGAACTCGGCTTTACGTAAATATGCGCGTGTTCGTTTGTCTAACTTGATTGAAGTTACGGCTTATATCCCAGGTATCGGACATAACTTACAAGAACACAGTGTAGTATTATTACGCGGTGGACGTGTAAAAGACTTACCAGGGGTACGTTATCATATCGTTCGTGGTGCTTTGGATACGGCTGGTGTAAACGACCGTAAACAATCTCGTTCTAAATACGGTACTAAACGACCAAAAGCTTAATTTTATTCTACAAACTAAAACGACTATTTAAATAAAACCAATTTCGGAAGGAGGAGTTACGGATGCCTCGTAAAGGTCCTGTTGCAAAACGTGATGTATTACCAGATCCTATTTATAACTCAAAATTAGTAACTCGTTTAATCAACCGCGTAATGGTTGACGGTAAACGTGGAGTTGCTGCGAATATCATCTACAACTCATTTGATATTATTAAAGAATCTACAGGCAATGATCCATTGGAAGTTTTCGAACAAGCAATGAAAAACATCATGCCTGTATTAGAAGTAAAAGCTCGTCGTGTTGGGGGTTCTAACTATCAAGTACCAGTTGAAGTTCGTCCTGAACGTCGTACAACTTTAGGTCTACGTTGGGTTGTTAACTACGCTCGTTTGCGTGGAGAACACACAATGGAAGAACGTCTAGCTAAAGAAATCATGGATGCTGCTAACAATACTGGTGCTTCAGTTAAAAAACGTGAAGACACTCATAAAATGGCAGAAGCTAACCGTGCATTTGCACACTATCGTTGGTAAGATACAAGCTACTTTTTTAGGTAGTATGTATTGTGACAACAATTAGAGAGGAGAACAATCCCACAATGGCAAGAGAATTTTCTTTAGAAAACACTCGTAATATTGGTATCATGGCCCACGTTGATGCTGGTAAAACAACGACAACTGAACGTATCTTGTATTACACTGGTCGTATCCATAAAATTGGTGAAACTCATGAAGGAGCTTCACAAATGGACTGGATGGAACAAGAGCAAGAACGTGGAATTACGATTACTTCTGCTGCGACAACTGCGCAATGGAAAGGTAACCGTGTAAATATCATCGATACACCAGGACACGTGGACTTCACAATTGAAGTACAACGTTCTCTACGTGTACTTGACGGTGCTGTAACTGTATTGGACTCACAATCAGGTGTAGAACCACAAACAGAAACAGTTTGGCGTCAAGCGACTGATTACCGTGTACCACGTGTTGTATTCTGTAACAAAATGGATAAATTAGGTGCTGACTTCTTGTATTCAGTATCTACATTGCATGACCGCTTGCAAGCAAATGCACATCCAATCCAATTACCAATTGGTGCAGAAGACGACTTCACAGGAATTATTGACCTTGTGAAAATGAAAGCTGAAATCTATACAAATGACTTAGGTACAGAAATCGAAGAAACTGAGATTCCTGCTGAGTACGTTGAACAAGCTGAAGAATGGCGCGAAAAATTAATCGAAGCTGTAGCAGATACAGACGAAGATTTAATGATGAAATTCTTAGACGGTGAAGAAATCACTGAAGAAGAATTAAAAGCTGGTATTCGTAAAGCAACATTAACGGTTGATTTCTTCCCAGTAATGTGTGGATCAGCCTTCAAAAATAAAGGTGTACAATTGATGTTGGATGCAGTTATTGACTACTTGCCAGCACCAACTGATGTACCTGCAATCAACGGGATTAACCCTAAAACTGATGAAGAAACTGAACGCCCATCATCTGATGAGGCACCATTTGCTTCATTAGCATTTAAAGTTATGACTGACCCATTCGTAGGTCGTTTGACATTCTTCCGTGTATACTCTGGCGTACTTAACTCTGGATCATACGTATTGAATGCATCAAAAGGCAAACGCGAACGTATCGGACGTATCCTACAAATGCATGCGAACACTCGTGAAGAAATTCAAACAGTTTATTCTGGAGATATCGCTGCAGCTGTTGGTTTGAAAGATACAACTACAGGGGATACATTATGTGATGAAAAAGATCCAGTTATCTTAGAATCAATTGAATTTCCAGAACCAGTTATCGAAGTTGCTGTTGAGCCTAAATCAAAAGCTGACCAAGATAAAATGGGTGTTGCTTTACAAAAACTTGCTGAAGAAGATCCATCATTCCGCGTAACAACTAACGTTGAAACTGGTGAAACAGTTATCGCAGGTATGGGTGAACTTCACTTAGACGTCTTAGTTGACCGTATGCGTCGTGAATTCAAAGTTGATGCGAACGTTGGTGCGCCACAAGTATCATACCGCGAAACATTCCGTGCAAGCACTCAAGCCGAAGGTAAATTTGTACGTCAATCAGGTGGTAAAGGTCAATACGGTCACGTATGGATCGAATTTACACCTAACGAAGAAGGAGCAGGTTTCGAGTTCGAAAACGCAATTGTCGGTGGTGTGGTTCCTCGTGAATACATCCCTGCAGTTGAAAAAGGTTTAGAAGAATCAATGGAAAACGGTGTATTAGCTGGTTATCCATTAGTTGATATCAAAGCTAAACTTTATGATGGTTCTTACCATGATGTCGACTCAAATGAAACTGCCTTCCGTGTTGCTGCTTCTATGGCATTGCGTGCTGCTGCTAAAAAAGCACAACCTGCAATTCTAGAACCTATGATGAAAGTAACAATTACAGTTCCTGAAGAATATTTAGGTGATGTAATGGGTCACGTTACTGCTCGTCGTGGACGTGTAGAAGGTATGGAAGCACATGGTAACTCACAAATCGTTAACGCAATGGTGCCGTTATCTGAAATGTTTGGTTACGCAACAACTCTACGTTCTGCAACTCAAGGACGTGGAACATTCATGATGGTATTTGACCACTATGAAGATGTACCGAAATCAATTCAAGAAGAAATTATTAAGAAAAATGGCGGAAACGCTGGTTAATCTTAATTGATTCTATGAAATTATCCAAATAACTATATTTTTTGGAGCATTTCGTGTACAATATATTACGATGATATGGGCAAGGAATCTTTTAGATTCCTTACCTATCAAATATAAAATAAAAACGCATTTTTAGGAGGAACATTTAAAATGGCAAAAGAAAAATTTGACCGTTCTAAAGCCCATGTAAACATTGGTACTATCGGACACGTTGACCATGGTAAAACTACATTAACAGCTGCAATTACAACTGTTTTAGCTAAAAAAGGTTGGGCACAAGCTTCTGCTTACGACCAAATCGATGGTGCTCCAGAAGAGCGCGAACGCGGAATCACTATCTCAACTGCTCACGTTGAATACGAAACTGAAACTCGTCACTACGCTCACGTGGACTGCCCAGGACACGCGGACTATGTTAAAAACATGATCACTGGTGCTGCTCAAATGGACGGCGCGATCTTAGTAGTATCTGCTGCTGATGGTCCTATGCCTCAAACTCGTGAACACATCTTGTTATCTCGTAACGTAGGTGTTCCTTACATCGTTGTATTCTTAAACAAAATGGATATGGTTGATGACGAAGAATTATTAGAATTAGTAGAAATGGAAGTTCGTGACTTATTATCAGAATACGATTTCCCAGGCGATGACACTCCAGTTATTGCAGGTTCTGCTTTGAAAGCTTTAGAAGGCGATCCAGTTTACGAAGAAAAAATCTTCGAATTAATGGCTGCAGTTGACGAATATATCCCAACTCCAGAACGTGATACTGAAAAACCATTCATGATGCCAGTTGAGGATGTATTCTCAATCACTGGTCGTGGTACTGTTGCTACAGGTCGTGTTGAACGTGGACAAGTTCGCGTTGGTGACGTTGTAGAAATCGTTGGTATCGACGAAGAAACAGCTCAAACTACTGTAACAGGTGTTGAAATGTTCCGTAAATTATTAGACTACGCTGAAGCAGGCGATAACATCGGTGCTTTATTACGTGGGGTTGCTCGTGAAGACATCCAACGTGGACAAGTATTAGCTAAACCAGGAACAATCACTCCTCATACAAAATTCGTAGCTGAAGTTTACGTTTTAACTAAAGAAGAAGGTGGACGTCATACTCCATTCTTCACTAACTACCGTCCTCAATTCTACTTCCGTACAACTGACGTAACTGGTGTTGTAGAATTACGCGAAGGTACTGAAATGGTAATGCCTGGTGACAACGTAACTATCGACGTTGAATTAATCCACCCAATCGCTATCGAAGACGGAACTCGTTTCTCTATTCGTGAAGGCGGACGTACTGTTGGTTCAGGCGTTGTTAGCGAAATCAAAGCTTAATTTGATAACTGCTTTCCAAACTCTCCAAACTATTTATAGTTTGGAGAGTTTTTTTGTATCTTATTTCCGTATCGATACGGAAATAACCTCTATTCTAAAATGAAAGCGTTTTATGTTATGATGCAAAAGTAGTCAGGGGTGTCTAAACACAACCATTAGTTAAATCATTTTTTATAAATGGTATGATATGTGAAGACGATGGCTGTATAAAAGTAAAAAATAAATGAACTTTTAGGAGGAAAAGAGTATGAAAAAAGCGTTAATCATCTGTGCTGGAGGCATGTCTTCTTCAGTAATTGCTAAAAAAACAACAGAGTTTTTTGCAAGTAAGGGAAAAGAAATTGAATTAGATGCAACTTCGGCTTCACAAGGTGCAAGCACAATTTCGAAAGATGAATATGATTTATATTTAGTTAGCCCACAAACCAAAATGTATTTTGATAATTTGAAAAAGGCTGCTGATAAAACAAATAAACCAATCGTAAATATTCCACCACAAGCGTATGTTCCAATTCCAATGGGGATTCAAAAACTAGCTACTGTGATTGAAGAAAATATTTAATACTTAAAGGTTGAGAGAAAATGTTGAATCAAAAAGAATTATCAATAATCAAATTACTTTTTGCCAATCGTCATAGTTACACAACAAGTCAGGAAGTTGCTTCCAATCTTTATATATCCGATCGAACAGCACGTAAATATTTGCATTTAGTCGGAGATATTTTAGAAAAAAATGGCGCTCATTTAGAGGCGAAACAAGGACAAGGGTATCGATTGTTGATAACTGAAGATCAACAATTTCAACAGTTTTATCAACAAGAAGCGCAAGATGTATCGTTGGTCCGAGATGTCACCACGATTCATGAGTCAGAAGACCGCCAATACTTCATCTTACATCGCTTGCTGTTTGAGCAAAATGAAGCACGAGTAGATGACTTAGCGAGTGAACTTTTTGTCTCTCGTTCAACGATTTCCAATGATATTGTAGAAATCAAAAAAATGCTAAAATCTTATAAACTTGAAGTCAAAAGTAAATCAGGTGTGGGTATTTATATTGTTGGCGACGAGCAAAACAAACGACATTTTGTTATGAGTTACTTTTTCATGAATCATCTGCACGATAATTTATATACATTTTCGATGTATGCCGATTTACTTAAAGGAATTAGTATTGAGGAAATCGTGATTATCGTGCTAGATGAATGTCGGGAATCACGGTTAAAACTGTCTGATTTTATTATTTATAATATTGTTTTGCATATCGGTTTAGCAATTAAACGTCTACAAACCGGTTTTCAAATTGAACAAAGTCATGTGACTATTTCAGAAAAATCCAAGGAATATCAAACGGCTCTCAATATTATTCAACGAATAAAAACGAGCATGGGGATTGAATTTCCTAAAGAAGAAGCAACGTACATTTCAATGCATTTGCGCAATCGTTTATCGACAAGTAAAGTATTGAAAAAAACTGATTACAATGAATCTGAAATCAAGAACCAATTATTGATAACGCTAGCGAGCTTAGATAAAAAAACTGGTTTTCAGTTTGAACAAGACACGAGCTTAATTAATGGATTAATGATGCATTTTACACCATTGTTGTTGCGACTACAAAATGGTACGAGTATCAAAAATCCTTTATTAGATGAAATTAAGCAAAAATATTCCCAATTATTTGAGATGACGATTCAGTATTTTTCAGAAATGCCTGTTTTTGAAAAGTATCAAGTCACCGAAGAAGAATGGGCGTATGTCACCATCCATTTAACCGCTGCGGTCGAACGCTTTTTCAATGATCAAAAAGCCCGTGTGTTAGTAATTTGTGCGACAGGACTGGGAAGTTCTCAAATGTTGAAGATTCGTTTGGAGCATGAATTCAGTTCAAAAATCGTTATTGATTCGGTCGTGGGTTATTATGAATTATCCAATCAAAAACTAGATGATATTGACTTAATTATCTCATCGATTGCTTTACCGATGGATGGCTACAATATTCCCGTGATTCATGTGAGTGTTTTTCTTGGTGAAGGCGATATTCAACGAATTAATCATGAATTATCGAAACATAAAGGCATTCAACGTGTGAATAGTCAAACAATGTTATTAACAGGTGAGTCTAAAAAACAGCAAATTGCTTTAGTCGATCAATATTTTGCACCTGAATTGTTTTTGTATCTTCCTGGTAAAAGCGTTAAAGAGCAAGTAATCAAAGAATTGGTTGCACGAGTTGAAAAAATAGAAGGATCACCTTTAAGTGAACGTTTAATGAAACAATTGCAGTTACGGGATACGTATAGTTCAGTTGCTTTCTCTTCTTCTTTAGCAGTGCCGCATCCAATCGAACCAGTTACACAAAATGCTCATGTTGCTGTGGCAATCGCGCCAGAGGGGATTTTTTGGGATGATGAACATCCTGCAGTACAATTGGTCTTTTTATCTTTACCAGATAAAGCAAGACAAGTTCAAATTGATAAAATTAATCAAATGTTTGTACCAATTTTAGAAGACAAAGAATTTGGGGATTCTTTAGTTGCTAGTCAATCATTTGATGAATTTATGAAAAAATTTGTTAGTTATTTATAAAAGGAGAAAGAAAATGGAGTCGGAAAAAATACAGGAAATCGCTTTTGAGATTATTTTATACAGTGGTGATGCGCGTACTTTAGTTCATGAAGGTTTTCAAGCAATGCGTGCGGATAAATTTGAAGAAGCTGCAGAGAAATTGGAAGCTGCCAATGAATCATTAGTGAAAGCCCACAAATCACAAACAGGCTTGTTACAAGCTTATGCAAATGGTGAGAAAGTCGTAATGGAAGTTATCATGGTGCATGCACAAGATCATTTGATGACAACGATGACGTTACGCGAAGTGGCACTGGAAATGTTAGCTTTATATGAACGAGGACGTTAACCTCGTTGATAAACTTGGGTCAGAAGGGTGAGAAATCATGAAACAAAACACAAAACAACAGCGACAACAATTTAAAAAAGAAACTGCCGTCAAAAATTTCAGATATAATCGCTATTTATTCTTACGTTATATGTTAGCGGTGTTCTTTTTTGCGAATTTGTACTGGGCGCTAGGTCTTGTGTTGGGTGGCGAGATGACTGCTCTTTTACCGGGATTTTTGATTGTGTTTAGTCTGATGGCAGTCGCCGAACATGTGAAATTATATGGCGCAAAAGAATATGATTCAAGACAATTGCATTACAATCGTTTGTATCATTATTGTCAACTAGGGGTTAATTTATTGATGATTTTGATTTCTTTAACAGGAGTAGGGTATTCATTCTTCTTTCCGTTTTTAGAGACAACGATGAAAGCACGCTTGATAATTTCTGGTTTTTTAGCTATTGGAAGTGTCATTTCTTTTGCCTGTATCAAACGGATGCAAGCAATTGACCAGCAGACAGATAAACATTATCAATATATTCAGGAATTTGAAAAAGAAATGAAATAAGAGGAGTGTACACAATGGAAGAACAAAGTAAATTATTTTCAATTTTGGAAAAAACTGTCATGGGACCTATGGGTAAAGTTGCGCAATACAAAATTGTACGTGCCATTATGGGTGCCGGGATGGCAACAATTCCATTTACGATTGTTGGATCAATGTTTTTAGTATTGAATGTATTGCCATTAACGTTTCCTGTATTAGAAGGATTCTTTAATGCAACATTCTTCAAGTTTAGTGATTTATACATGTTAGCAAACAGTACAACAATGGGTATTTTAGCATTGTATTTCTGTATTGTATTAGGCTATGAGTATTCAAAAATTATTGCAGAAGAAGACGGGTTAGATTTATCACCAATGAATGGTGCGTTATTATCTATGTTCGCTTTCTTTATGGCAATTCCTCAATTAGTTTTTACTGAAGGAACAATGGTTCGTGTCAATGATGCCGAATCTGTAATTATTAACGGTTGGGCAATCGGTGGTGACGGTCCGGCTCGTTTAGGAACAGTCGGTATCTTTACGGGAATTATTATGTCAGTTATTGCAGTTCAATTGTACCGTTTATGTGTAGCGAAAAAATGGGTTATCAAAATGCCTGAAGAAGTGCCATTGGGTGTTGCTCGTGCCTTTACAGCATTAATTCCAGCATTCGTTGTAGCATTTGCTGTGATTATTATCAATGGTGCATTAGTAATGTTAGGTACAGATATTTTTGAATTAATTTCTATTCCATTTGGTTTCGTAACAAACTTAACAGACACTTGGTTGGGTCTAATGGTTATTTACTTCTTAGTGCATGCATTATGGTTAGTAGGTATCCACGGTGCGAACATTATCTTCTCATTCATTAACCCAATTGCTTTAACCAATCTGGCAGCAAATGTAACAGGTGCGAATTATGCGTTAGCGGGTGAATTTAACAATGCATATGTAACAATTGGTGGATCAGGTGCAACGTTAGGTTTCTGTCTATTCTTAGTATATATGGCAAAATCAAAACAATTATCTGTATTAGGTAAAGCATCTATCGTTCCAGCTTTGTTCAATATCAATGAACCATTGATTTTCGGGGTACCAATTATTTATAACCCATTCTTAGCATTGCCATTCTTCTTAGCACCAATGGCATCTGCATCAATTGCCTTTTTCGCAATTAAATTAGAGTTCATTAAACCAATCATTGCGCAAATGCCTTGGCCATCACCAATCGGTATCGGTGCATTCATCGGAACTGGTGGCGACATTATGGCGGCTCTAGTAGCAGTTTTATGTGCAGTCGTTTCATTCTTAATTTGGTTCCCATTTGCTAAATCTTATGATGCACGTCTTGTGAAAGAAG
This window encodes:
- the gpmA gene encoding 2,3-diphosphoglycerate-dependent phosphoglycerate mutase, translating into MPKLVFSRHGLSEWNKLDQFTGWEDVDLAPEGVEEAIEGGRKIKEAGIEFDIAYTSVLTRAIKTCNYILEYSDQLWVPTIKSWRLNERHYGALQGLNKQATRDKYGDEQVLIWRRSYDTLPPLSDAKPDRRYAHLDPRTVPGGENLKVTLERALPFWEDEIAPALLDGKTVLVAAHGNSLRALAKHIEGISDDDIMGLEIPTGKPLVYELNDDLSVIEKYYL
- the gpmI gene encoding 2,3-bisphosphoglycerate-independent phosphoglycerate mutase → MDKKPVILMILDGFGLRDETVGNAVALANTPNFDKYWSKYPHSTLKASGLDVGLPEGQMGNSEVGHTNIGAGRIVYQSLTRIDKSILDGEFAQEKALLDLFDFVKKNNSNLHLMGLVSDGGVHSHINHLFALLEEAKKHGVPAFVDVILDGRDVSPTSGINYVKQLQAKIDELGHGKIASISGRYYAMDRDKRWERVQQYYDVVIHGEGEKSTDAVDVVEKSYAAGVTDEFLLPTVIVENDQPVATINDNDGVLFFNFRPDRALQMSQALTEKEWEFFERGQTPQNVKLVTMTQYSDKLDTEVVFAPISLDNVLGEVLDKNNINQLRIAETEKYPHVTFFFNGGSNTVYGTEERILIASPKVATYDLQPEMSIYEVTDALVNAINDEKFEAIILNFANPDMVGHSGMVEPTVKAIEAVDECLGRVVETILGKEGFAIITADHGNSETLMDENGNPHTAHTTVPVPVIVTKDNVELRTDGRLADLAPTMLDLLDIELPAEMTGRSLVK
- a CDS encoding recombinase family protein produces the protein MKLYGYIRTTITDENPQPQMTSLQEFGCTEIFHEDYLKPESTSLDDILDQMETGDALVVDQLYRLGKSTRQLADLMLRFQASQFDLICLTDNIDTRGSAGKLYFQWMNQMASMERALLKERTLLGLSRARQKGKIGGRPKIDAETVQKIRFLFFEKKESIQTIATTCQVSIGTCYKYIHLSESEIATLLQK
- the rpiA gene encoding ribose-5-phosphate isomerase RpiA, whose translation is MNLKKMVGIEAANYVKDGMVVGLGTGSTAYYMIEELGRRVNEEQLNIVGVPTSSASRNQALELGIPVKTIDEVTRVDLTIDGADEISADFQGIKGGGAALLFEKVVASYSDQVIWIVDESKMVDKLGKFPLPVEVVPYGEEHLFRIFEEKGYRPTFRLENETEKKITDCGHSIIDLHLDVIEDPFKLNEELNQLVGVVEHGLFLNMVHMIIVGEEKGPNTVTVVR
- the rpsL gene encoding 30S ribosomal protein S12, coding for MPTINQLVRKPRKSKVEKSNSPALNKGYNSFKKAQTNVSSPQKRGVATRVGTMTPKKPNSALRKYARVRLSNLIEVTAYIPGIGHNLQEHSVVLLRGGRVKDLPGVRYHIVRGALDTAGVNDRKQSRSKYGTKRPKA
- the rpsG gene encoding 30S ribosomal protein S7, encoding MPRKGPVAKRDVLPDPIYNSKLVTRLINRVMVDGKRGVAANIIYNSFDIIKESTGNDPLEVFEQAMKNIMPVLEVKARRVGGSNYQVPVEVRPERRTTLGLRWVVNYARLRGEHTMEERLAKEIMDAANNTGASVKKREDTHKMAEANRAFAHYRW
- the fusA gene encoding elongation factor G, yielding MAREFSLENTRNIGIMAHVDAGKTTTTERILYYTGRIHKIGETHEGASQMDWMEQEQERGITITSAATTAQWKGNRVNIIDTPGHVDFTIEVQRSLRVLDGAVTVLDSQSGVEPQTETVWRQATDYRVPRVVFCNKMDKLGADFLYSVSTLHDRLQANAHPIQLPIGAEDDFTGIIDLVKMKAEIYTNDLGTEIEETEIPAEYVEQAEEWREKLIEAVADTDEDLMMKFLDGEEITEEELKAGIRKATLTVDFFPVMCGSAFKNKGVQLMLDAVIDYLPAPTDVPAINGINPKTDEETERPSSDEAPFASLAFKVMTDPFVGRLTFFRVYSGVLNSGSYVLNASKGKRERIGRILQMHANTREEIQTVYSGDIAAAVGLKDTTTGDTLCDEKDPVILESIEFPEPVIEVAVEPKSKADQDKMGVALQKLAEEDPSFRVTTNVETGETVIAGMGELHLDVLVDRMRREFKVDANVGAPQVSYRETFRASTQAEGKFVRQSGGKGQYGHVWIEFTPNEEGAGFEFENAIVGGVVPREYIPAVEKGLEESMENGVLAGYPLVDIKAKLYDGSYHDVDSNETAFRVAASMALRAAAKKAQPAILEPMMKVTITVPEEYLGDVMGHVTARRGRVEGMEAHGNSQIVNAMVPLSEMFGYATTLRSATQGRGTFMMVFDHYEDVPKSIQEEIIKKNGGNAG